From a single Glycine soja cultivar W05 chromosome 19, ASM419377v2, whole genome shotgun sequence genomic region:
- the LOC114398207 gene encoding uncharacterized protein LOC114398207, whose product MNKGLSFVLLILLIHYNNVVNANNKNCVTEDCLIGNNDLESEFYFGSHVARMLYDVSQSVSGQTGNSNNKAVNCPQSNGYRTCLPSKNGGGPNQSCGDYTRVC is encoded by the coding sequence atgaacaaggGTCTCTCCTTTGTGCTGCTGATTCTTCTGATCCACTACAACAACGTTGTCAACGCCAACAACAAAAACTGTGTCACAGAGGATTGCCTCATCGGCAACAATGATTTGGAATCAGAATTCTACTTCGGTTCCCATGTGGCCAGAATGCTCTACGATGTGAGCCAATCTGTGTCTGGCCAAACAggcaattcaaacaacaaagcTGTTAATTGTCCACAAAGCAATGGCTACCGAACCTGCTTGCCTTCCAAAAACGGTGGTGGCCCTAACCAAAGTTGTGGCGATTACACCAGGGTTTGCTAA